A stretch of Brassica napus cultivar Da-Ae chromosome C6, Da-Ae, whole genome shotgun sequence DNA encodes these proteins:
- the LOC106406610 gene encoding sm-like protein LSM36B, whose protein sequence is MSGSGDKVVGTTKTPADFLKSIRGRPVVVKLNSGVDYRGILACLDGYMNIAMEQTEEYVNGQLKNKYGDAFIRGNNVLYISTVKGPLADGA, encoded by the exons atgagtGGAAGTGGAGATAAAGTTGTTGGAACCACAAAGACACCTGCTGATTTCCTCAAATCCATCCGTGGGAGACCCGTTGTTGTCAAACTCAACTCTGGTGTTGATTATCGAG GCATTCTTGCTTGTCTTGATGGGTATATGAACATAGCAATGGAGCAGACAGAGGAGTATGTCAACGGCCAGCTCAAGAACAAATACGGTGATGCCTTTATCCGTGGAAACAATG TTCTTTACATCAGTACAGTGAAGGGACCCTTGGCGGACGGAGCTTAG
- the LOC106406608 gene encoding integrin-linked protein kinase 1 isoform X1 produces the protein MENVAAQLKRGISRQFSTGSMRRTLSRQFTRQSSLDPRRNNMRFSFGRQSSLDPIRRSPESLGCEPKMSVPENLDSTMQLLFMASKGDVDGVEELLDEGIDVNSIDLDGRTALHIASCEGHYDVVKVLLSRRANIDARDRWGSTAAVDAKYYGNTEVYNLLKARGAKAPKTRKTPMTVGNPKEVPEYELNPLELQVRKVDGISKGTYQVAKWNETRVSVKIFDKDSYSDPERVNAFNHELTLLAKARHPNIVQFVGAVTQNLPMMIVVEHNPKGDLSGYLQKKGRLSPSKALRFALDIARGMNYLHECKPDPFIHCDLRPKNILLDRGGQLKICGFGLVKLSKISEDNFKVVKHEAHIDKSNYYVAPEIYKNNIFDKRVDVHSFGVILYEMTEGVSIFHPKPPEEIAELICMEGRRPTIKTKSKSYPPELKELIEECWHPDISVRPTFSEIICRLDIIVLNCSKQGWWKDTFKFPWK, from the exons ATGGAGAACGTAGCGGCGCAATTGAAGCGTGGAATCTCGAGACAATTCTCCACAGGATCAATGCGAAGAACGCTAAGCCGGCAATTCACACGCCAATCATCTCTCGATCCACGCCGTAACAACATGAGGTTCAGCTTCGGCCGTCAGTCTTCGCTAGATCCGATCAGACGGAGCCCCGAATCGCTAGGATGCGAGCCGAAGATGTCTGTCCCGGAGAATCTCGATTCCACGATGCAGCTTCTCTTCATGGCGAGTAAAGGCGACGTTGACGGCGTTGAGGAGCTGCTCGATGAAGGAATCGATGTGAATAGTATTGATCTAGATGGACGTACGGCGCTTCATATCGCTTCGTGTGAAGGTCATTACGACGTCGTTAAGGTTCTTCTTAGCCGGAGAGCTAACATCGATGCTCGTGACCGTTGGGGTAGTACG GCGGCTGTTGATGCCAAATATTATGGGAATACTGAAGTGTATAATCTGTTGAAAGCTCGAGGAGCTAAAGCCCCG AAAACAAGAAAGACTCCAATGACGGTGGGAAATCCAAAAGAAGTCCCTGAGTATGAGCTTAATCCACTCGAGCTTCAAGTCCGAAAAGTTGATGGCATCTCAAAG GGAACGTATCAAGTTGCTAAATGGAATGAGACGCGAGTCTCAGTAAAAATATTCGATAAAGATAGTTATTCAGATCCTGAACGAGT AAATGCCTTCAACCATGAATTAACTTTGCTAGCTAAAGCTCGGCATCCAAATATTGTTCAATTTGTTGGAGCTGTCACTCAAAATCTACCAATGATGATTGTAGTTGAGCATAATCCCAAA GGTGATCTAAGTGGTTATCTTCAGAAGAAAGGTCGTCTTTCTCCTTCAAAGGCTCTGAGATTTGCTCTTGATATTGCCAGAGGCATGAACTATCTTCATGAATGTAAACCAGACCCGTTCATCCACTGCGATTTAAGGCCAAA AAATATTTTGCTGGATAGAGGAGGACAACTGAAGATCTGTGGATTTGGTTTGGTAAAGTTGTCCAAAATTTCAGAAGATAATTTCAAAGTAGTGAAGCACGAAGCTCATATCGATAAATCAA ATTACTATGTTGCACCcgaaatttacaaaaacaataTCTTTGATAAAAGGGTCGATGTGCATTCATTTGGTGTCATTTTGTATGAG ATGACTGAGGGAGTATCTATTTTTCATCCTAAACCGCCTGAAGAGATTGCGGAGTTGATATGTATGGAAGGAAGGAGACCAACAATCAAGACGAAATCGAAGAGTTACCCTCCAGAATTGAAAGA GTTGATTGAGGAATGTTGGCATCCAGATATAAGTGTGAGGCCAACATTCTCTGAGATTATCTGCCGACTCGACATAATAGTTTTAAACTGTTCTAAGCAGGGTTGGTGGAAAGACACATTTAAGTTTCCTTG GAAATGA
- the LOC106406608 gene encoding integrin-linked protein kinase 1 isoform X2: MENVAAQLKRGISRQFSTGSMRRTLSRQFTRQSSLDPRRNNMRFSFGRQSSLDPIRRSPESLGCEPKMSVPENLDSTMQLLFMASKGDVDGVEELLDEGIDVNSIDLDGRTALHIASCEGHYDVVKVLLSRRANIDARDRWGSTAAVDAKYYGNTEVYNLLKARGAKAPKTRKTPMTVGNPKEVPEYELNPLELQVRKVDGISKGTYQVAKWNETRVSVKIFDKDSYSDPERVNAFNHELTLLAKARHPNIVQFVGAVTQNLPMMIVVEHNPKGDLSGYLQKKGRLSPSKALRFALDIARGMNYLHECKPDPFIHCDLRPKNILLDRGGQLKICGFGLVKLSKISEDNFKVVKHEAHIDKSNYYVAPEIYKNNIFDKRVDVHSFGVILYEMTEGVSIFHPKPPEEIAELICMEGRRPTIKTKSKSYPPELKELIEECWHPDISVRPTFSEIICRLDIIVLNCSKQGWWKDTFKFPW, translated from the exons ATGGAGAACGTAGCGGCGCAATTGAAGCGTGGAATCTCGAGACAATTCTCCACAGGATCAATGCGAAGAACGCTAAGCCGGCAATTCACACGCCAATCATCTCTCGATCCACGCCGTAACAACATGAGGTTCAGCTTCGGCCGTCAGTCTTCGCTAGATCCGATCAGACGGAGCCCCGAATCGCTAGGATGCGAGCCGAAGATGTCTGTCCCGGAGAATCTCGATTCCACGATGCAGCTTCTCTTCATGGCGAGTAAAGGCGACGTTGACGGCGTTGAGGAGCTGCTCGATGAAGGAATCGATGTGAATAGTATTGATCTAGATGGACGTACGGCGCTTCATATCGCTTCGTGTGAAGGTCATTACGACGTCGTTAAGGTTCTTCTTAGCCGGAGAGCTAACATCGATGCTCGTGACCGTTGGGGTAGTACG GCGGCTGTTGATGCCAAATATTATGGGAATACTGAAGTGTATAATCTGTTGAAAGCTCGAGGAGCTAAAGCCCCG AAAACAAGAAAGACTCCAATGACGGTGGGAAATCCAAAAGAAGTCCCTGAGTATGAGCTTAATCCACTCGAGCTTCAAGTCCGAAAAGTTGATGGCATCTCAAAG GGAACGTATCAAGTTGCTAAATGGAATGAGACGCGAGTCTCAGTAAAAATATTCGATAAAGATAGTTATTCAGATCCTGAACGAGT AAATGCCTTCAACCATGAATTAACTTTGCTAGCTAAAGCTCGGCATCCAAATATTGTTCAATTTGTTGGAGCTGTCACTCAAAATCTACCAATGATGATTGTAGTTGAGCATAATCCCAAA GGTGATCTAAGTGGTTATCTTCAGAAGAAAGGTCGTCTTTCTCCTTCAAAGGCTCTGAGATTTGCTCTTGATATTGCCAGAGGCATGAACTATCTTCATGAATGTAAACCAGACCCGTTCATCCACTGCGATTTAAGGCCAAA AAATATTTTGCTGGATAGAGGAGGACAACTGAAGATCTGTGGATTTGGTTTGGTAAAGTTGTCCAAAATTTCAGAAGATAATTTCAAAGTAGTGAAGCACGAAGCTCATATCGATAAATCAA ATTACTATGTTGCACCcgaaatttacaaaaacaataTCTTTGATAAAAGGGTCGATGTGCATTCATTTGGTGTCATTTTGTATGAG ATGACTGAGGGAGTATCTATTTTTCATCCTAAACCGCCTGAAGAGATTGCGGAGTTGATATGTATGGAAGGAAGGAGACCAACAATCAAGACGAAATCGAAGAGTTACCCTCCAGAATTGAAAGA GTTGATTGAGGAATGTTGGCATCCAGATATAAGTGTGAGGCCAACATTCTCTGAGATTATCTGCCGACTCGACATAATAGTTTTAAACTGTTCTAAGCAGGGTTGGTGGAAAGACACATTTAAGTTTCCTTGGTAA
- the LOC106406609 gene encoding uncharacterized protein LOC106406609: protein MGILSWFTGSPKPSQPEKSKTEKSETPAPGMNGAIEVPRPDRATVFEFGSVAATGDRVTLAGYCPVSDDLEPCRWEILPADGKDAPQFRVVF from the coding sequence ATGGGGATACTGTCGTGGTTCACCGGAAGCCCTAAGCCTTCGCAGCCGGAGAAGTCGAAGACGGAGAAATCGGAAACTCCGGCTCCGGGGATGAACGGAGCCATAGAAGTCCCTCGTCCCGATCGCGCGACGGTTTTCGAGTTCGGCTCTGTGGCAGCCACCGGAGACAGAGTCACTCTCGCTGGATACTGCCCCGTTTCCGACGATCTCGAGCCTTGTCGCTGGGAGATTCTTCCTGCCGACGGAAAAGACGCGCCGCAGTTTCGCGTCGTcttctga